The Musa acuminata AAA Group cultivar baxijiao chromosome BXJ2-2, Cavendish_Baxijiao_AAA, whole genome shotgun sequence genome contains the following window.
GACAGGTAAAACTTACACCATGGAAGGAGGAGGTGGAAGAAAAACAAAGGTAATTTCTCTTCTCAAACATAGATTAAATTAGAACGTTCACCTATTTATCTCTAGTTTCTAAGTCAACTTTGGTTGCTAGTATAGATTGGAGAATTCCCAAGTGATGCAGGAGTTATCCCTAGAGCAGTGCGGCAAATCTTTGACATACTTGAGGCACAGTGTGCTGAATACAGCATGAAAGTCACATTTCTTGAATTATACAATGAAGAGATAACAGATCTTTTGGCCCCTGATGATTCAAAATCATCCGATGACAAGTCGAAGAAGCCTATAGCCCTCATGGAAGATGGGAAGGGAGGTGTTTTTGTGAGAGGACTAGAAGAAGAGGTAGTCTATACAGCTAGTGAAATCTATAAAATCTTGGATAAAGGGTCTGCAAAAAGGCGTACTGCAGAGACTCTACTCAACAAGCAAAGCAGTCGATCTCATTCCATATTTTCTATTACAATTCACATTAAAGAATGTACTCCTGAGGGGGAAGAGATGATCAAATGTGGGAAGCTTAATCTTGTGGATCTTGCTGGTTCAGAGAATATTTCCCGTTCAGGTGCAAGAGATGTGAGTAAAATATTCATCTTTCAAGGTTCAGCAAGATGGAATAATCATATTTAGTTTGTGTGCTCTTCAAATATCAGCATTCTTTTCACATTGTCCCCCATCACTTTTGAGGTTAACTTATGATGACTGGGACAAGTCCATTTCTTCTTTAAAAGGCCCTTTGGGGATTTTTGTTCAATATGCCTAATTTGGGAAAATTTCTGCTATGGATGATTGTAAAAGTAAATACTACTGCAGGGCAGAGCAAGGGAGGCAGGAGAGATCAACAAAAGTTTGCTCACTCTTGGCCGTGTTATTAATGCTCTTGTCGAGCACTCTGGCCATGTTCCTTACAGGTGGCCCAAATTACCTTCATCTGATATTGTGTTTGCAGAGTATCATGTATTAATGGAATGAATATTGATTTTCGTATTTTTTGGTTTCAGAGACAGCAAATTGACAAGATTACTAAGAGATTCTCTGGGAGGCAAGACGAAAACCTGCATTATTGCTACCATATCACCTTCCATCCACTGTCTGGAAGAGACTCTGAGCACCTTAGATTATGCACACCGTGCGAAGAATATAAAGAATAAGCCTGAGGTCATCAGAATCTGTGTTTTTGTTGTTCCTAATTAAGGCAAATTATGTTTGTAGAGACTAAGCTACTGTCTGTATTCGTGCTTTAACACAGATTAATCAAAAGATGTTGAAATCTGCCATGATCAAGGATTTATATGCAGAAATTGACCGTCTTAAACAAGGTTTATCTTTTTTCTAATTTCATATTTATGTTTTCAAATATTTAATGATATTGTTATATTTTCATTTTCCAAGTCTAAGCGTCTTGAATTATATGATAATAGTATTGTGCTATCAATTATATGATAATACTATTATAAATTTAATCTGCCTGATACTTGTTAATGATTTGACTGAATCCTTAAAATTGAAAGTCTCCACATCATGACTATTGTTTACCTAAGAATATTTTTCAGAGCATTTTGATTTTAATAAATGATATTTTCTTTCCTCTGAGTAGTGTtaagtagttttaagtttcttGTCTTTTTACAGAGGTTTTTGCTGCAAGAGAGAAGAATGGCATTTATGTACCACGGGATCGCTACTTGATTGAAGAAGCTGAGAAAAAGGTTGGATTGTGATTGTTATTTGATTCTATATATTTTATCTATGATTTTACGTAATTATGAATGTTTTGATCAACCATTGCACTCTAAATAAAATTTCAATTTCAGGCCATGAGTGAGAAAATAGAGCATCTGGAACATGATTTGGATTTAAAGGATAAGGTTTGTCATTGTATCTTGATAATATTTTACTTATAGCATagtttttttgtggagatttaaaCCTATTGTTATGATTTGAGTAGCAACTGTGTGGGCTTCAAGAGCTTTACAATTCCCAACAACTGTTAAGTGCAGAATTAAGTGAGAAACTAAAGAAAACTCAGGTAAATTACTTTTtttgttaatggtttaaaagtctGGTATGATGCTGGTTTTATCTTCTCCCTTTTTGTCTCTTTTTTAAATTTGTTGTAGAAAAAGCTGGAGGACACTGAACATGCATTTTTTGACCTAGAAGAAAGATACAGACAGGCAAACTCAAagataaaagagaaagagtttttgATATTTAATCTCCTTAAGTCAGGTGAGAATAGTGTAGCTATATTTCCTCTTTGATGTTGGGAATTTAAACACCATTTATTCCAATTTCctgttttcttttatttggtGAAATGATGTTTATGTTTGCTCATGCAGCTAAAATGGAACTGTATGCTATTATCATACATAATCTCCTTTCTGATGTAGATGTTACAGCTCCATCATTTTGAGGGGACCTAGTTACATGCTTCATTCATGATATGATTATCATTTCTGTCAAAAACATAACATGACAAGTTCATTTGACATCAATCATAAGTTGGGCATTATTCGTGGATAGCATACCATAGATACAAACCTGCTTAGCTGGTCTGTGTATCACATATTTCTTTTAGCAAGTCTCATTACAGGTGGaagtaaataattttttactGCATACCTTACCACAGAAAAGTCACTTGTTGAGCATGCATATGAGCTTCGGTCAGAGCTAGAAAATGCAGCTGCAGATATTTTTGGCTTGTTTTCCAAAATAGGTTGGTAACATTCTTTATTTCAATTCGGATGTTCTCTCTTCTGGGGAATGTAACCCATGATACTTTCTATTATGTCATCATCACAATTGGCTTGCAGAACGGAAAGATAAGATAGAAGATGGAAACAGAATACTTGTCCAGAAATTCCGGTCTCAGTTGACTCAACAGTTGGAAATTTTGCATAAAACTGTCTCAGCTTCTGTGATGCAACAGGAGACCCAACTGAAAGAAGTGGAAGAAGACATGCAATTGTTTGTCTCTACGAAGGCTGAGGTATATTCACTCATACTTAGTTTTTCTCTCTCTTATTATATGGTATATCTAATCTGGTATGGGGGTAGATTAATCTCATATGTTTTTCCAGGCCACCAAAGAAATCAGAGGGCATGTTGAAAGGCTGAAGGCCATGTATGGATCTGGGATCAAAGCTTTGGATGATTTAGCTGTTGAACTTGACAAAAATTCTCAGTCTACATTTGAAATATTGAATTCACAAGTGCTTATGCACTCTTCTACTCTCGAGGATGTGAGTAGATTGTATACATACAGGTAAACCTTTGTGTTCAAATATATTCCACTTGATCAATGACCCCTTTCTTTCTGTGCAGTGCTTTAAAGGAATTGCTCTGGAGGCTGATCGATTGCTTCATGAACTTCAAGTGAGCCTTTCTAAGCAAGAGGATAAATTAGTTGCATTTGCACAACAGCAGCGTGAGGTAGGTTTCTATACTTCATAAAAAAGggctgcaagtttttgtttttggtGCATCAGTTGTGTAATCTGACTTGAAGTAAATATATTTTGTATTGGGAACAAAAGGGACATTTCAGAACTGTGGAAGCAACAAGGTCAATTTCGAGAATTGCTTCAAACTTTTTTGATACACTCAATATTCATGCATC
Protein-coding sequences here:
- the LOC135606112 gene encoding kinesin-like protein KIN-5A, whose product is MEGTQNKGGMVPVSPSQTPRPTQKAGRDLRSVEGNGNSHSKYDKDKGVNVQVILRCRPLSEEELRMNTPVVISCNEHRREVSAVQNIANKQIDRTFVFDKVFGPASKQKDLFHQAISPIVNEVLEGYNCTIFAYGQTGTGKTYTMEGGGGRKTKIGEFPSDAGVIPRAVRQIFDILEAQCAEYSMKVTFLELYNEEITDLLAPDDSKSSDDKSKKPIALMEDGKGGVFVRGLEEEVVYTASEIYKILDKGSAKRRTAETLLNKQSSRSHSIFSITIHIKECTPEGEEMIKCGKLNLVDLAGSENISRSGARDGRAREAGEINKSLLTLGRVINALVEHSGHVPYRDSKLTRLLRDSLGGKTKTCIIATISPSIHCLEETLSTLDYAHRAKNIKNKPEINQKMLKSAMIKDLYAEIDRLKQEVFAAREKNGIYVPRDRYLIEEAEKKAMSEKIEHLEHDLDLKDKQLCGLQELYNSQQLLSAELSEKLKKTQKKLEDTEHAFFDLEERYRQANSKIKEKEFLIFNLLKSEKSLVEHAYELRSELENAAADIFGLFSKIERKDKIEDGNRILVQKFRSQLTQQLEILHKTVSASVMQQETQLKEVEEDMQLFVSTKAEATKEIRGHVERLKAMYGSGIKALDDLAVELDKNSQSTFEILNSQVLMHSSTLEDCFKGIALEADRLLHELQVSLSKQEDKLVAFAQQQREGHFRTVEATRSISRIASNFFDTLNIHASTLTKILEESKTVQDKQLRELEKNFEDCAANEEKQLLEKVAEMLAISSARKKKLVQAAVCSLRASAAERTSNLEHEMSTAHKFTSSVKEQWKSYMEETEDHYLEDIAAVENGKLHLDEGLRSCMEKAKLGSQQWRDAQNSLLNLDKVNVASVDSVVRSGLEANQLLRSRLFSAASTTLEDINVANKDLHSSIEYSLKLDHDACTNINCMLVPCCGELRGLRSGHYHKIVEITENTGKCLEEEYMVDVPSCSTPRRRSIDLPSITSIEDLRTPAFEELLKSFWVAKSTSKEANGDVSRSSEMQDPQLQDLREARFALMAIN